The nucleotide sequence TTGTTCATACTCAGAACTCGGTTTAAACCTCGAATAAGCCAGTTTTAGAAATTGAGTCTTATGGGGGATGACGCGATTAAAATTAACAATATTGGGGTCATCCTGATCTGAGTCAGGAAGCGGCGTTAATTCATCGGCCTGAAGTAAACCCTCTTCCACGAGACGATCAAGACTAATCAGTAAATGATTCCCCGCAAAAGCACTAAAATTCATGGTGTAGGGGGAATGTTCGTAACCAGTGGGCCCAAGAGGTAAAATTTGCCATAACTTTTGACCACTTGCTTCGAGAAAATCAATAAATCGATAAGCTGATTCTCCTAAATCCCCAATGCCAAAACGACTAGGTAAGCTAGTTGGCTGTAAAATAATCCCACTGGAACGTTCAAAATTCATACTTGAGTCTAAAATCTAGCTACTCGGATCAGAATAACTCTATTTTACCCTTTACTTCAATCAAACAATAGATAGATTTTTACTTGGGGGAAAAAATAACGAATGCGTTACGCCATTATTATTGAAAAAGCGGAAGGAAATTATTCAGCTTATGTTCCTGATTTACCGGGTTGTGTCACCACAGGTATAACTCTTGAAGAGATCGAAAAAAATATGAAAGAAGCGATTCAATTTCATTTAGATGGTTTAAGCGAAGAAGGATTACCTATTCCTGAACCCACAACTTTTTGTGAATATATTGAAGCTTAAAATCTTAAAAAATTGGGTGGGGATTTACCCCCCTTAACCCAGTAACTAAAAAATAATTGATGATCAGCTTCTATTTGGACTTTGATAGAGGTTTAAAAGCCGCTCCCAAACCCACTATACAGACAGCCGCTAACAGACTTACGGGTTGAGATTCAGGAATACTCGTGGGAGAAGAAGCCGCCGCAAAATGATAAACCATCTCGGTTGTAGAGGGATAAGTATTTATTTCTGTTAAAGATTGAATAAAGCCCAAGCTAACTGACGTAAAGTTCTAAAATCCTAACGACCTAAAATATTAGTAATTAAACCCTTTGCCAGTAGGAAATTGATTGATCTATTAGCCAGCCAAAGATATAAGCAAGTCGCGCTAAGAAGATTTATACCGATAGGATGAGGAAATAAAGCAAGAGCTACAGTAAAATAACAGTTTATGACCAGAAAATGACGAGAAACCAGCATGAGGGAAATTTTAGAAAACTTAACAGTAACAACAACACAAAATAGTCTGTTAGATAACGATCCTCTATGGTTTAAAAATGCCATCATTTATGAAGTCCCTGTCCGTGCCTTTGCAGATAGTAATGGCGATGGGATTGGTGACTTTAAAGGATTAACCCAAAAGTTAGACTATATCCAAGATTTAGGCGTTACTGCTGTGTGGGTCTTGCCGTTTTTTCCTTCGCCCCTGAAAGATGACGGCTATGATATTACCGATTATACTAATGTTAATCCCATTTACGGAACCCTAGAGGATTTTCAAGAATTTTTGAGTGCCGCCCATCAGCGAGGTATTCGAGTCATTATCGAGTTAATTGTTAACCATACCTCAGATACTCATCCTTGGTTTCAACGCGCCCGTCGCGCCCCTAAAGGCAGCGTAGAACGCGATTTTTATGTCTGGAATGATACGCCCGATAAATATCGAGAAGCCCGTATTATTTTCCAGGATTTTGAGTCTTCTAATTGGGCGTGGGACCCTCTAGCAAAAGCTTACTACTGGCATCGTTTTTATTCCCATCAACCCGACCTAAATTTTGATAATCCGGCGGTACGTCAAGCCATTTTTGAGGTGCTAGATTTTTGGTTGACTATGGGGGTAGATGGACTGCGATTAGATGCTGTTCCCTATCTGTATGAACGAGAAGGTACTAATTGTGAAAACCTCCCAGAAACCCATCAATTTTTAAAAGAATTACGCCAATATATAGATACAAAATATCCCAACCGTATGTTATTAGCAGAGGCCAATCAATGGCCCGAAGATGCGGCTCAATATTACGGAAATGGCGATGAATGTCAGATGAACTTTCATTTTCCCCTGATGCCGCGCTTATTTATGTCTCTGCGGATGGAAGATGACTTCCCCATTATCGATATTCTCCAGCAAACGCCGCCGATTCCGGAAAATTGCCAGTGGGGTTTATTTCTGCGTAACCACGATGAATTAACCCTAGAAATGGTCACCGATGAAGACCGAGATTTTATGTATCGGGTTTATGCTCAAGACTCGCAAATGCGGGTTAATTTAGGCATTCGTCGCCGTTTAGCTCCACTTTTAGGGAATGATCGCCGTCAGATCGAATTACTCAACAGTCTGTTATTATCCCTACCTGGAACCCCGATCCTTTACTATGGCGATGAGATAGGCATGGGAGATAATGTGTATTTAGGCGACCGTAATGGCGTGCGGACACCCATGCAATGGAGTAGTGATCGCAATGCGGGATTTAGCCGCGCCAATTCACAACGCCTCTACTTACCTGTCATTGTAGACGCTGAATATTACTACGAAACCGTCAACGTAGAAGTACAACGAGCTAACCCTAATTCTCTCTGGTACGCCATTAAGCGGCTCATTGCCACCCGCAAGCGTTTTCAAGCCATTGGAAAAGGCTCATTTGAACTGCTTCAGCCAGAAAATCGTAAAGTGCTGGCCTTTATTCGTAGTTATGAAGATGAGCATATCTTGGTAGTGGCGAACCTATCACGCTTTGTACAGACCGTAGAATTAGATTTAGCGAACCATAAAGGAGCCATTCCCGTCGAAATTTTTGGGCGTAGCGAGTTTCCGACCATTGGAGAGTTCCCCTACTTCCTCAGTCTTGGGCCCTATGCTTTTTACTGGTTTAGCCTCAAGCCGCAACAGAGTCCAATGGTTTCCCCCATACCCCAAGATCAATTACCCACGCTTTCTTATATTGGGCGCTGGCAGCAAATTTTTGTAGAAGGAGAGTTGAGCGACAGCCTAGAAAAAATCTTATCTAACTATCTGCAAACCTGTTATTGGTTTGATGGCAAAGACCGTAAAATTCAATCAGCGCGAAACCACGATATCATTTCCCTCTCCAATGACAATACTGAAGCGCAATTAGTGGGGATAAAACTTGAATACATCGAGGGGGAACCGCAAACCTATCTGCTCATTTTAAGTCACGCCGAAGGAGAACAGGCCATTCATCTATTAGCCGAGATGCCACAAACCGTAGTGGCCAAGTTAAGGGGCAAAGACCCTGATAATGTAGAGGTGTTATATGTGAGCATGGCTGATAATAACTTTTTAACCTCTTTACTAGATGCCATCGCTCAAAACCGCTCTTTTAGAGGAGTAGAGGGCCTGTTAATGACCAGCCGCACAGAACGATTTTCAGGCACAGAAGAGATTTCTCAATTGCGCCCGGTTCCCTTGGTGGAAGAAGAACAGCGCAATAGCTGCATTATTTACGGTGATCGCTTTATGCTGAAAATCTTCCGTAAGCTTGATGAAGGAGTTAATCCGGATTTAGAAATACGCCGCTTTTTAAGCCAGAAGCAAAGCTTACAACACTACGCGCCTTTGGCCGGCACACTAGAGTATCGCCCTTTTGGGGGGAAAAAATCGGTGACAGTGGGAATCTTACAAGAGTATATTCCTCATGCTCGTAATGGTTGGCACTATACTTTAGATAGTTTGCGGGACTACCTAGAGCGGGTAATGATGCAGCAAGCGCAGTTAAGCGATGTACCGGCTTCACCGGGTTCGCTGTTAGCCTTGCAAACCGTAGAAGTTCCCGAACTCGCTCATCAGATGATCGGGTCTTATTTAGCCAGTGCTGAATTATTGGGCCAATGTACTGGAGAACTTCATGTCGCCTTGGCAACTGATTGGGAAAACCCCGATTTTGCCCCAGAACCCTTTTCAACCCTTTATCAACGCTCTATTTACCAGTCGGCTCGCAATTTAACCGGACAAACTTTTCGAGCCTTAAAACGCCGCTTGTGGTTGCTCCCAGAGGAGACTCAAAAGTTAGCTCATTGTGTTCTTGAGGGCAAAGATCGCGTATTTGAGTCTTTTGGGGCTTTGTTTCAACAAAAAATTACTACCCTGAGATTACGATGTCATGGCGACTATCATCTTAGACAAGTGCTGTATACGGGTAAAGATTTTGTGATCATCGATTTTGAAGGGGACCCGGCTCGCACTTTAAATGAACGACGCATGAAGCGATCACCCTTGCGTGATGTGGCTGAAATGCTACAGTCTTTTAGTTATGCTGCCGAAGTCGCCCTGTCTCGAGAGATAGAAAGCGGCATGATAAGCCCTGAGCGCTTGCCTGTGATGAGACAATGGACACAGTTCTGGAAGTGTTGGGTAAGTACAGTATTCTTAAAAAGTTATTTGGTTACGGCGAGTCAGGATTCTTTTTTACCCAAGACTGAACAAGAATTACAAGTTTTATTGGATAGTTATTTTTTAGAGAGGGTGATCTATAACTTGAATTATGAACTCCATAACCGCCCTCAACGGGTTGAAATCTTGCTACAACAGATTCTAAACCTTTGACATCAAATATTGTAGAGACGTTGCAGGTAACGTCTCTATTTAAGAAGGTTATTTACTCAAAATTCCTTGGGCTTGACGGATGTTGTCTTCGGAACCTTCCAGCACCAGTAAATAGTTATCGTCCTTATCCTCGGGTAAATTCTCAGATATTGCCGGTTTTTTGCTTAATGCCGCACCGATCAGCGCACCGCTTAAAGCACATCCAGCCATACCAATAACCGCACCCGCTAAAGCATGGATAAAGATAGCCCCCACGTTATCGACAGGAGTCTGTTCAGAAAAAATTTTTATACTCAGGGCACCCAATAAGCCCCCGGTAAAGAAACCTGTCCCTACCCCGGTAATCGCCCCGGCTATAGCACCCCCTAGATCTCCTTGCTTTTGAGGTTCATGACTCACCGTAGAGGTGAGTTTTTTGGCGGCTTCGTCATTTTTGGCTAAAATCGTAATTTGATCAACGTTAAAACCTTTTTCCTTCAATTGATTGAGCGCCGCTTCAGCATTTTCACGACTGGGAAAACGCCCGACTATCTGTTGGAGTTGTTGTGTTACCATATACTTTTTTACAAATTTTAATAATAACGCCATCATCGATCTTAAAGGTTTTTCTGGCGATTAACCTCTGCCTTTCCTGAGATAACCAAAGGCAACAGACTTGGCGTGTTTTTATGGTGTATTTTAAAATGTCTCTACTGTCTTAACTGTCTTAACTGTCTTAACTGTCCTCTGAACAATTTTCTTAAATGTCTTATTTTACCTTGCGTTTTTTAGCTCGCCGATGAGATTATAGGTAGTCGATGGCTCCAAGAGCTATTAAACTATAAGTTAAGTCCGCAGCGATCTCGCAAAGATCCGTTTCGCTGTGCGTGCTTACCTAAAAAATTTCTAATTCCGATAAATGCTTAGAGGTTGATCATCTAGTTTTAAAAGGATGGTGATAACCCTATGGCAGTGCGGCTTCTTTTAAAGCTCATTGCGGCGGCAGTAATTTCTGTAGCGAACTCGTGCTGTTGCTCACAGACACTTAGCACTTCCCCAAGAATTTTCCATCAATTTTTTCTTTGAGGTTAAAAAATATGAAAAACATTTCACGCTTATTAAGAATTACTTTCACCTTTTTATTGACTTTATGTGTGTCAATGAATTTAGTTACAGGCATGGCCTGGGCAACCGGTGAATTTAGCAAAACCTGTACAGACATTAAGATTACCCATAACGATGACTCTGATCTCAATACCATCGGTAAACCGATTTTGTCAGCATATTGTCAAAAATTAAACGGTAGCGAAGTAGAAACCTCTCTTGATTTAAATCCCTATATCGGTAATGTAGATGGAGTCTTAGCCTGGGCGGGAAGCAAGAGTAATTTTGGCTTGTCTTGCTATGATTTAACCGTATCTTATCCTGGCACTCTTGAGGGTGTGTGTCTCAGAGACACCAAAAGAGGAGATGATGGCAAGTTCATCATTCCCAATCCTAAAGAGATTGCAGCATTCCTTGACTTAGATGAGCATATCGTTAACCGTGACGGTACTCTTCAATACGAATAGTTTTGGGTGATTAGTATCTCCTCTGTGTTTAACAGAGGGGGTTTCTTCTTCTAATTCTTGGCGACGGCGACGAGAATTACTTAGTTTTTTGAACTTTAAAGAGTTTAAAATTTTTTCGCCTGATGGTTAAGCGGATCAAATTCAAATCGTTTTGATCCATTGGTATCCCCATAAAGATTTAAGGTGATAGTTGGCTCGTCTCCTATAGCTTCTACACTATGAATAGCTTCTGTGGTAAAACTAATAATTTCCCCAGGCAGTAAAATCTGTTCTCCGACTCGCTCAATTTTATCAGGGAATTCTTCGCTCGGGACTCTCTTCCAAAAAATATTTTTAGACTCACCTTTTAGGGTGGCAACCACTCCCCAAGTCCCATGATTATGAATCGATGTACAACTTCCCGGGGCCATAATTTCCGCTTGTATTGTGATGGGAAAACCCGGCTCATCGTACAGCATATTAATCGCTAATTGAGCCTCCGGACTTAAGCTCGGCACTTGAGTCCTTACCCAGTAAGATTTTAGCAGTAGCTTGCGGACTAAACGTCGTAAAATTGGCAGAAACTCTTCTTCTGCTTGCCTTTTGATCAGTGCTTCATTCATAATATCTTCTAACTCAGTGAGAAATCGATAGAGACGATACTCATCACTTTCTATCAATAAGTCCCACTCTTTCGGGGAAGGATATAACAAACAGTTGCCGCTTTCTGTTACCAGCCAATCTTGAATTTTCATAAAATTTACTTGACTTATTTGCAAGAAATCTTCTGCAAAAACTTACTGGCTTTTGACTCAATTTCAAATTTACCTGACTTGGAGTAATCAAAAGTAATTAAAGTTACAAAATCAGGAAATAGGGAGTGAAAAGAATAAGTTAACTCCTATTCAGTTTATTATTTCTCTGAACCCTAAAGGAATATTTTTAATAATTAATACAGAAATATTATGAAAAATTTGCATTAGTAATTAACAATTGTTTGAGCTTTTTTTTCAAGGTTTCCTGACTAAATTGTTCGAGCGTTTCTTGCCGCAACCACTGAGCGTCACAACGGCCTGTGCCGCCTCGTAAAATTTCTAAGACTGCCTCAGCCACAGCATCAGGGTCTCGATGGGGAACACGCCATCCTAAACGCCCATCCTGCAAGGGATCAGCACTTCCATCGCTATCGCCCGATAAAACGGGAATACCACAGGCCAGCGCCTCTAAATAAACAATCCCAAACCCCTCTTGAGAGGGCATAATATAAGCATCTGCTACCCGATAATGATTAACTAGGTCTTCTGTAGGCACAAAACCCGCGAACACAACTCGATCAGCAACCCCTAACGCTTGTGCTAATTGCTCTAAACGCGGCCTATCGTCTCCACGACCAATGACTAAATATTTAACCTGGGGAAAAGTTGATAAAATTTTAGGCAGGGCACGAATGGTCACATCCACTCCCTTATAAATATCCCCTGACCATAGCCGCGCTACCGTCATTAAAACTAAGGCACCCGCTAACCCATATTTATTGATCAGTTCTGGGGGTTTTTCAGCAGGAAAAAATTTTTTCTCATCTACCACACAGGGTAAGATTTCCACTTTTTGAGGATCGATCTCATTGGCTTGAGTCAGGCGATCTCGACTATAGCGGCTAATGGTCCAAATATGAGAAGCGGCTTGAAGTGCTTGACGTTGTGGGGTAGGTAGCGGTTGCCAAACTTCTTTCCCATAGGTTAAGACTGTGTAGGGAATGCCTAACGGTTGACACAAAAGCCGAATTAAGGGAGCAAGATTAATATGACCGCAAAAAACCCGCTCAGGGCGATGCTTAATCAAACACCCTAGCACAGATAACGCTAATTTTAATCGTCCTTTCCAAGGAGGTAAGGTTTTTAGATAATGAAAACTCAGAAAATCTTCAAAAGGATTATCACATCCCGGTTCATCCCGCAGTAAAAACACTTCTGTACGACCCGGAAGACCATTAGCACAGTAAGCCCGCAGGACATCTTTAATATAAGACTGTATGCCGCCTTCTTGGGCAAAAATTTCTAGAAAAACGAAAATATGAGCAACAGGTTTATTCATCGAAAATTCCTGGGTTTGAAACCCCGCCCATAAGAGAGCGGCTTTACATTTAACTTGGAAAGTGTAACAATCAAAATTTTGTTCAGATTCCCTTTTGGCAATTGAGACAAAAATTGAGTTCCTTGTGTTCTCGCTATGGGATTGAATACTTTGAGCAAGAAGAGTCTTACTCGTCTAGAGCCAGTTTTTATGACCGAGATGAAATACCTGTTTACAATGCTGATAACCCCAGTAAACCGAAGTTTTCTGGAAAGAGAATTAAACGGGGATTGTATCAGACAAAGGATAAACATATCGTTTCAGCAGACATAAATGGCAGTGCTAACATTTTGGTTAAAAGTAAACACAGACTCGATTTTGAGCGAGTGTCTAGCGGGTTTTTGGCTAACCCTTTAAGGATTAAAATCTCTTAAGAAGAATCCGCGTCCGCAGATCGGCGCGGAGAAGTCAACGAAAACAATGAGCAAAGCAACAATAGTATTGAAAATATTTTCTCTGAGTCTAGGTGCAACGGCTCTTTTGAGTTTACCGGCTTTTGCCGATCAATGTTCTTATATTACTAAAGAACAAGCTATACTGGCTGTATCTCGTTTACAGGTTGGACAAACTTTATATTACCTGTGCGAACCCTGTGGAGAAAAGCTACCTCAACAGGTATTGGTGCAGTCTCTTGCCGCCGGAACCGTTGGCTATGAAAATTTTTGGCAAGTACAGGTCAATAATGCGGGGATTGATCTAGCTTATGTCTATATTGAATCGGGAATCGGGAATCCACCCATTAATCTTGCTGCTGTGGCGGGTTGTCCGGCTACCGGTGTTAGTCTCGTTTTACCTGCTAGAAGGTATTAAAATAATAAATAGGCGTAAAAAGTGCTACCCCCAAGAGCAGCACCAGGATTAGTCCTTAAGCAAAGCAATTAAGTACAGTTGAATAGTCCTAGAAGAATTATAGAGAATAATTCTGAAGATTTTTTGAAGATTTCTCTTGATTTCTTTGTTCTGAAAATATTTGTCAATTTGACAGAGGAACAATTCATCTAAAAACCCTATCTTTCCTTGGCTCTCTAATTAGAATTATTCTCGATTATCCTAAAACCTCTCTTTAGATAGATAAAAAAAGGATGTCTTTTATTGTAAAAAGGACTAAGAGAAAGTTCTCCAGTCCTTCTTTCCACCAATTCACAGAGAATATAGAGACACAACGTGTCCTACTTTTAATGATAGCAGTTAGTTGGCAATAAGTAGTAAAACTTATTACTTATTTTTGGCTTTCAGCACCAGTGTTATTGTTCTATTTATTGCAGAAAGCGTCACTTAAGCTCGAGTGATGCTGTTATCATTTGATAACAATGTTACTCTTAATGAAGTTTTGTTAAAATTTAAGTGAGTTTGTCGGAATATCACTATTGCTTTTTAAAATATCAGACGCTATAGATTCTATCTATTTTCTTATTGAAGTTTTAACCTTACCTGAGTATCATCTAAGGTAAGTTGAGGCTGTCTAAAACCGATGTTAATTCATTTGATTGCTGATTACGGAACCAATGACCCTGCTTTTGCTGAAGTGAGTCAACGGTTGTTACAACATATCCCTGATGGACAAATTCATTGTCTTTCGGTGCCCCCGTTTAGCACTTTAGCAACGGGTTTTTGGATTGCTCAATTAGGGTTAAATCCTGGCCCAGATAACCGCTTGATTTATCATAATTGTGCCCCTCGTAAGGATGATTTAGAAGCCCGTCAAAATAATGAGGGGGAAGGGTTGACGTATGCGCTATTGCCCAATGGAGTTAAAGTGGTTGGCGTTTGGGCGGGTTATACCCTGTCTTTTATTAAAGATATTGCTGAATCGATATACACAATTAAGGTGTCAAGGGGCGGCTCTCAGTTTCGCTCGCGGGATGTTTTTCCTCAAGGGGCAGCCGCTATTGTTCAAGGCGATGTTAGTTTATTAGGAGAACAGATTTTTCCCGAGCAAATCCCGGATTATCCAGGAGATCGCATCGCTTGGGTAGATGGGTATGGTAATATTAAGACCACCATAGTGGCTGATAGGGTGGAGTTAAAACCCCAAACTAAGGTTATTGTGCGGGTGGGAGATTTGGTGAGTGATGCGGTGTATTCTGATGGAAGTTTTCAGGTGTCTGAGGGAACGTTGGC is from Gloeothece verrucosa PCC 7822 and encodes:
- a CDS encoding type II toxin-antitoxin system HicB family antitoxin is translated as MRYAIIIEKAEGNYSAYVPDLPGCVTTGITLEEIEKNMKEAIQFHLDGLSEEGLPIPEPTTFCEYIEA
- the treS gene encoding maltose alpha-D-glucosyltransferase, which gives rise to MREILENLTVTTTQNSLLDNDPLWFKNAIIYEVPVRAFADSNGDGIGDFKGLTQKLDYIQDLGVTAVWVLPFFPSPLKDDGYDITDYTNVNPIYGTLEDFQEFLSAAHQRGIRVIIELIVNHTSDTHPWFQRARRAPKGSVERDFYVWNDTPDKYREARIIFQDFESSNWAWDPLAKAYYWHRFYSHQPDLNFDNPAVRQAIFEVLDFWLTMGVDGLRLDAVPYLYEREGTNCENLPETHQFLKELRQYIDTKYPNRMLLAEANQWPEDAAQYYGNGDECQMNFHFPLMPRLFMSLRMEDDFPIIDILQQTPPIPENCQWGLFLRNHDELTLEMVTDEDRDFMYRVYAQDSQMRVNLGIRRRLAPLLGNDRRQIELLNSLLLSLPGTPILYYGDEIGMGDNVYLGDRNGVRTPMQWSSDRNAGFSRANSQRLYLPVIVDAEYYYETVNVEVQRANPNSLWYAIKRLIATRKRFQAIGKGSFELLQPENRKVLAFIRSYEDEHILVVANLSRFVQTVELDLANHKGAIPVEIFGRSEFPTIGEFPYFLSLGPYAFYWFSLKPQQSPMVSPIPQDQLPTLSYIGRWQQIFVEGELSDSLEKILSNYLQTCYWFDGKDRKIQSARNHDIISLSNDNTEAQLVGIKLEYIEGEPQTYLLILSHAEGEQAIHLLAEMPQTVVAKLRGKDPDNVEVLYVSMADNNFLTSLLDAIAQNRSFRGVEGLLMTSRTERFSGTEEISQLRPVPLVEEEQRNSCIIYGDRFMLKIFRKLDEGVNPDLEIRRFLSQKQSLQHYAPLAGTLEYRPFGGKKSVTVGILQEYIPHARNGWHYTLDSLRDYLERVMMQQAQLSDVPASPGSLLALQTVEVPELAHQMIGSYLASAELLGQCTGELHVALATDWENPDFAPEPFSTLYQRSIYQSARNLTGQTFRALKRRLWLLPEETQKLAHCVLEGKDRVFESFGALFQQKITTLRLRCHGDYHLRQVLYTGKDFVIIDFEGDPARTLNERRMKRSPLRDVAEMLQSFSYAAEVALSREIESGMISPERLPVMRQWTQFWKCWVSTVFLKSYLVTASQDSFLPKTEQELQVLLDSYFLERVIYNLNYELHNRPQRVEILLQQILNL
- a CDS encoding general stress protein; amino-acid sequence: MVTQQLQQIVGRFPSRENAEAALNQLKEKGFNVDQITILAKNDEAAKKLTSTVSHEPQKQGDLGGAIAGAITGVGTGFFTGGLLGALSIKIFSEQTPVDNVGAIFIHALAGAVIGMAGCALSGALIGAALSKKPAISENLPEDKDDNYLLVLEGSEDNIRQAQGILSK
- a CDS encoding CVNH domain-containing protein yields the protein MKNISRLLRITFTFLLTLCVSMNLVTGMAWATGEFSKTCTDIKITHNDDSDLNTIGKPILSAYCQKLNGSEVETSLDLNPYIGNVDGVLAWAGSKSNFGLSCYDLTVSYPGTLEGVCLRDTKRGDDGKFIIPNPKEIAAFLDLDEHIVNRDGTLQYE
- a CDS encoding cupin; its protein translation is MKIQDWLVTESGNCLLYPSPKEWDLLIESDEYRLYRFLTELEDIMNEALIKRQAEEEFLPILRRLVRKLLLKSYWVRTQVPSLSPEAQLAINMLYDEPGFPITIQAEIMAPGSCTSIHNHGTWGVVATLKGESKNIFWKRVPSEEFPDKIERVGEQILLPGEIISFTTEAIHSVEAIGDEPTITLNLYGDTNGSKRFEFDPLNHQAKKF
- a CDS encoding glycosyltransferase family 4 protein; the encoded protein is MNKPVAHIFVFLEIFAQEGGIQSYIKDVLRAYCANGLPGRTEVFLLRDEPGCDNPFEDFLSFHYLKTLPPWKGRLKLALSVLGCLIKHRPERVFCGHINLAPLIRLLCQPLGIPYTVLTYGKEVWQPLPTPQRQALQAASHIWTISRYSRDRLTQANEIDPQKVEILPCVVDEKKFFPAEKPPELINKYGLAGALVLMTVARLWSGDIYKGVDVTIRALPKILSTFPQVKYLVIGRGDDRPRLEQLAQALGVADRVVFAGFVPTEDLVNHYRVADAYIMPSQEGFGIVYLEALACGIPVLSGDSDGSADPLQDGRLGWRVPHRDPDAVAEAVLEILRGGTGRCDAQWLRQETLEQFSQETLKKKLKQLLITNANFS
- a CDS encoding SAM hydrolase/SAM-dependent halogenase family protein, with protein sequence MLIHLIADYGTNDPAFAEVSQRLLQHIPDGQIHCLSVPPFSTLATGFWIAQLGLNPGPDNRLIYHNCAPRKDDLEARQNNEGEGLTYALLPNGVKVVGVWAGYTLSFIKDIAESIYTIKVSRGGSQFRSRDVFPQGAAAIVQGDVSLLGEQIFPEQIPDYPGDRIAWVDGYGNIKTTIVADRVELKPQTKVIVRVGDLVSDAVYSDGSFQVSEGTLAFAPGSSGWQVEGKPPLRWMELFLRGGSAWRRFGKPKVNQVVSYQVI